ACTGGGCTACTTGACGCCTCACGAGTTCGAACGCCAAGCTAAAGCCGCTTAACCTCAACTACGCAATAGCGGGACAAGCCCAGACCTCCCCTTATGTGCTCAGGGATAGAGCGGAACTCGTATTCGAACTATCCAGCGTCATACCCTCTTATGTTGGGTCGACGCAGCACGCAGGGCCATCTTATGGCTCCAGCGTCCACCCAGCCACAGCGTCAATGCGAGACCGAGAAACCCCATGACAGCCAGAATGCTCAGCAAGCGCACAGTTTTGAGTTGCAGCGGATACAGGCCCAGTTCGGTCAACATCGGCTCATCCACGTAGCGCAGACCATCCTCACCCGTTTCGGGCAGGAAGACTGCCTGATTGCGAATGATCAGGGCCTGTGGACTGCCGATACGGGTGCCGCTCGGCTCCCCCGTAGTGGCCTCACCACCAAACAGATCGGCCTGCGCGGCCGGGGCCGGGCGCAGCAGTTGCACCGGCTGAGCCTGTGTGCCGAGCCATAACCCCGTCACCAGGGCCGCGGCGGCCAGAACGACACAGACAGCGGCCAGCCTGTTTAAAACGGTGGTTCTGTTCATGCGCCTCTCCTCCGTCCTGCTCTGTATCTGGCCTGGGTTACGGCTGCGAGGCAATGAATTTCAAGCTGATGGGCAGGATATTCCCAACGCGGCCCGCCTTGATTGCCGGATGCTGTATGCCGTAATCGCTGAGCAACACGCTCATTTTCACCGAGATGGCCAGCGCGTCACCCGGAATTTTCATGCTTTTGGTCACATCGTTGGCCGGCGTCAACTTGACGCGGGCAACGGTGTTGACTGGTTTGGTGACGCCGTTCATGGTCAGGGTACCGCTGACCTTGTAATTGTCACCGCTCACCCAGGTGACCTGCGTCGTCTTGAAACGGATGATGGGATTGGCAGCGAAATTGAACCAGTCTTTGCTGACCATGTGGCCGTCGCGCGCGGGCACACCGGTCTTGATGGAGGCTCCGTCCACCGTCAGATCGGCGCTGCCCGTTTTGGCGACCGCGTCGAAAGTTACCGTGCCGCCGATCTTATTGGTAATGGCCGTGAAATTCTCGATATCGGTTTCGTTCTCGGCGGTCATCACGTTTACGTTGTCCAGGTCGGTCACGACGTATTTGACTGGGGCAGCAATGGCGCTGGCGAGCAGCAGGGCGGGCAGGATAAACAGGGAACGCATGGGATTCTCCTCGTGTGGGGTGGTGCAGGGCTAAGGCGGGTGGTGAGGGCTTGGGCTTGTTACGGGGCGGAACGCCGAAAGGTTCCGTTAAGC
The DNA window shown above is from Deinococcus aerophilus and carries:
- a CDS encoding YceI family protein; translated protein: MRSLFILPALLLASAIAAPVKYVVTDLDNVNVMTAENETDIENFTAITNKIGGTVTFDAVAKTGSADLTVDGASIKTGVPARDGHMVSKDWFNFAANPIIRFKTTQVTWVSGDNYKVSGTLTMNGVTKPVNTVARVKLTPANDVTKSMKIPGDALAISVKMSVLLSDYGIQHPAIKAGRVGNILPISLKFIASQP